In Mycobacterium stomatepiae, the following are encoded in one genomic region:
- a CDS encoding phosphotransferase family protein, which produces MALKNVIDTELAAKRLADWLSSKHPDAQDITVTDVQVPGAGGLSNETVLFTASWRDADGEQTRGMVARVQPDGPGVFPDYDLSKEAAVIKALADHSPVPVPQVYYFEENPSVFGSPFLVMQRIDGRIPADDPPFTAAGWVLDLTPDQRRQMWHNSLDVLAQIHDVDWRTVGLDFLDTPENHSGLDAGLAKWRHTFEWAAEGEPNPTIEAALRWLDENRPAGAEQKVLNWGDARVGNIIFSDELAPVGVLDWEMLVLASREQELGWWLFLMRHHTEGVGLPLPEGIPDHAETIDYYQRTTGHTLRNLDYYEVLAGTRLSILMCRAAHMMIGAGLLPPDSPMAQSNPASQLVAKLLDLPAPTGATTSFIGNRGQ; this is translated from the coding sequence ATGGCCCTGAAAAACGTTATCGACACCGAGTTGGCCGCGAAGCGGCTCGCTGATTGGCTGTCCTCGAAGCATCCCGATGCACAGGACATCACCGTGACCGACGTCCAGGTCCCCGGAGCAGGCGGGTTATCCAATGAGACCGTACTTTTCACGGCGAGCTGGCGTGATGCCGATGGTGAACAGACCCGCGGCATGGTTGCCCGGGTGCAACCCGACGGGCCTGGCGTGTTTCCCGACTATGACCTGAGCAAGGAAGCGGCCGTCATCAAGGCGTTAGCCGACCATTCGCCGGTACCGGTGCCTCAGGTGTACTACTTCGAGGAGAATCCGTCCGTCTTCGGTTCGCCGTTCCTGGTGATGCAACGGATCGACGGTCGCATCCCCGCCGACGATCCGCCCTTCACCGCGGCCGGCTGGGTGTTGGATCTGACACCGGATCAGCGACGCCAGATGTGGCACAACAGCCTCGACGTGCTGGCTCAGATCCACGATGTCGATTGGCGCACCGTGGGGCTGGACTTCCTCGACACCCCCGAGAACCACAGCGGGCTCGACGCGGGCCTGGCTAAGTGGCGACACACATTCGAGTGGGCCGCCGAGGGCGAGCCGAACCCGACGATCGAAGCGGCCCTGCGCTGGCTCGACGAGAACCGTCCTGCCGGCGCCGAACAAAAGGTGCTGAACTGGGGCGACGCCCGGGTGGGCAACATCATCTTCTCCGACGAGCTTGCCCCCGTGGGTGTGCTCGACTGGGAGATGTTGGTATTGGCCAGCCGCGAACAAGAGCTCGGCTGGTGGTTGTTCTTGATGCGCCACCACACCGAGGGTGTCGGTCTCCCCTTGCCGGAGGGTATCCCCGACCACGCCGAAACCATCGATTACTACCAGCGGACGACCGGTCACACGCTGCGCAACCTCGACTACTACGAAGTCCTGGCCGGCACCCGGCTGTCCATCCTGATGTGCCGCGCCGCGCACATGATGATCGGCGCCGGACTACTGCCGCCGGACTCCCCGATGGCACAGAGCAATCCGGCAAGTCAGCTGGTGGCGAAGCTGCTTGACTTGCCGGCACCCACTGGCGCAACGACAAGCTTCATTGGTAATCGAGGACAGTAA
- a CDS encoding DUF7064 domain-containing protein — protein sequence MALGTHSGDTDLLLPMPAAGEQWDPHLIHTHYFGFSVPEAAIGAFLYVRYQPAFPLSQGGVCIFQGTDNVEHTDMAFLDYEITMPWPRIEGSTITTDNGLTIDFIDPGRTARITYRSADGAASVDVVAEAVTPLLARGHVMPGEEDHHDVAREPGGTEQFMHMTGELVLEGTTYPVDCYAPRDRSWRQIRVERRGAVPVPPVGWSPMYFGPDLIFNQISFEPLDTDPAWAGLYEVGDRPSHHYAWIQRGEETRSIKWVRRNVFEYHPRIHLPMRQEITAEDEHGEVYRFQGEAIACAPLPAWPSTSFHDSVYRWTDEHGRTTHSTYQEIWFDKYQQMMNRRALAASHS from the coding sequence ATGGCACTTGGCACACATTCCGGTGACACCGACCTGCTGTTGCCGATGCCGGCCGCCGGCGAGCAATGGGATCCGCATCTGATCCACACCCACTACTTCGGTTTCTCCGTTCCCGAAGCGGCAATCGGTGCGTTCCTTTACGTGCGCTACCAGCCAGCTTTTCCGCTGTCGCAGGGTGGCGTCTGCATCTTCCAGGGCACCGACAATGTCGAACACACCGATATGGCTTTCCTCGACTACGAGATCACAATGCCGTGGCCGCGGATCGAAGGCAGCACGATTACCACCGACAACGGGCTGACGATCGATTTCATCGACCCGGGCCGGACCGCACGGATCACTTATCGCAGCGCAGACGGGGCTGCCTCCGTCGACGTGGTCGCCGAAGCGGTGACTCCGCTGCTGGCCCGGGGACATGTGATGCCGGGCGAGGAAGACCATCACGACGTGGCACGCGAACCGGGCGGCACCGAGCAGTTCATGCACATGACCGGCGAATTGGTGTTGGAGGGCACAACCTATCCGGTGGACTGCTATGCACCGCGCGACCGCTCCTGGCGCCAGATCCGGGTGGAACGCCGTGGTGCGGTACCGGTTCCGCCCGTCGGCTGGTCACCGATGTACTTCGGCCCCGACCTCATCTTCAACCAAATCAGTTTCGAACCGTTGGATACCGACCCCGCCTGGGCCGGGCTGTATGAGGTCGGGGATCGCCCTTCACATCACTACGCCTGGATTCAGCGTGGCGAGGAGACCCGATCGATCAAATGGGTGCGGCGCAACGTCTTCGAGTATCACCCGCGCATTCACCTCCCCATGCGCCAAGAGATCACCGCCGAGGACGAGCACGGCGAGGTATATCGGTTCCAGGGTGAAGCGATCGCGTGCGCACCCCTGCCGGCCTGGCCCAGCACATCGTTCCACGACAGCGTGTACCGCTGGACCGACGAGCACGGCCGAACCACTCACTCCACGTATCAAGAGATTTGGTTCGACAAATACCAGCAAATGATGAATCGCCGAGCGTTGGCGGCCTCGCACTCATAA
- a CDS encoding TetR/AcrR family transcriptional regulator has translation MKSELEGKATTRVERQRLRTRRLLLDAGRTLIAAKGVASLRIQDITEEADVALGSFYNYFQSKEDLLEAVITESLSDLTSAIITNVEDGTDPAEVVALANLRVIRLAYDEPDFARLIVNIGHSEELFGDAVHNPARIAVERGIESGRFVVADIEVLLTAVIGGAFALIREILNGRHGANAHHAFARHVLASLGLPAREAEAIVRAASDRE, from the coding sequence GTGAAGTCCGAGCTCGAAGGCAAGGCGACGACGCGCGTCGAGCGCCAGCGGCTGCGCACGCGGCGTCTGCTGCTGGACGCCGGCCGGACGCTGATTGCGGCCAAAGGGGTTGCGAGCCTGCGCATCCAGGACATCACCGAAGAGGCTGACGTCGCGTTGGGCTCGTTCTACAACTACTTCCAGTCCAAGGAAGACCTCCTCGAGGCGGTGATCACCGAGAGCCTGTCCGACTTGACGTCGGCGATCATCACCAATGTCGAGGACGGCACCGACCCGGCCGAGGTGGTGGCGCTGGCGAATCTGCGCGTCATCCGGCTCGCCTACGACGAACCCGACTTCGCCCGGTTGATCGTCAACATCGGACACTCCGAGGAGCTGTTCGGCGACGCCGTCCACAACCCCGCACGCATCGCGGTCGAGCGCGGAATCGAAAGTGGCCGGTTCGTTGTCGCCGACATCGAGGTCTTGCTCACCGCGGTGATCGGCGGCGCCTTCGCCCTCATTCGAGAAATACTCAACGGCCGTCACGGTGCGAACGCGCATCATGCTTTCGCGCGCCACGTGCTTGCCTCGCTCGGGTTGCCCGCCCGTGAAGCCGAAGCGATTGTGCGAGCGGCGTCCGACCGCGAATAA
- a CDS encoding TetR/AcrR family transcriptional regulator has product MRCLSAGESVTSLGVQRICEEAGVARSAFYKNFADKTDLLRRVVADATADLFDTACAWAAGAGGRESMAADWNTVHVWREHAPLLGAYFEAAAYQPALAAIWDDRMKAVVTAMRDRISNGQREGSVPNDLDADMVAKFIVYGFERLTAQHVASAPASADEEFARSISEVGWRLIYGSAGGPA; this is encoded by the coding sequence GTGCGCTGCCTATCGGCCGGGGAGAGCGTCACCAGCCTCGGAGTTCAACGGATCTGCGAGGAAGCCGGTGTCGCGCGATCGGCGTTTTACAAGAACTTCGCTGACAAGACCGATCTGTTGCGCAGGGTCGTCGCCGACGCGACGGCAGATCTGTTCGATACCGCATGCGCCTGGGCCGCGGGCGCAGGCGGACGCGAATCCATGGCCGCCGACTGGAACACGGTGCACGTGTGGCGCGAACACGCACCGCTGCTGGGGGCATATTTCGAAGCTGCCGCCTACCAACCCGCACTAGCCGCAATCTGGGACGACAGAATGAAGGCGGTCGTCACCGCGATGAGAGACCGGATCAGCAACGGGCAGCGGGAGGGCTCGGTCCCCAACGACCTCGATGCAGACATGGTCGCGAAGTTCATCGTCTACGGATTCGAGCGGCTTACCGCCCAGCACGTCGCCAGCGCCCCCGCTTCGGCCGACGAGGAATTCGCACGGTCGATCTCGGAGGTCGGTTGGCGACTGATCTACGGATCCGCTGGCGGCCCAGCATAA
- a CDS encoding sulfotransferase has protein sequence MTDPNLSAGRFNAVIDQIEAGGIPKDRLHHLLYTDLVDDPIAAIAAMYGAFGLELTQAGRDAMQHYVDANPRGARPVHKLNLGTEEMNSRDRIAFARYQEYFSIPFE, from the coding sequence GTGACCGACCCAAATCTATCCGCGGGGCGATTCAACGCCGTCATCGACCAGATCGAGGCCGGCGGAATCCCCAAAGATCGCTTGCACCACCTGCTTTACACCGACCTGGTCGACGATCCGATTGCCGCGATCGCGGCGATGTACGGTGCGTTCGGTCTGGAACTGACTCAAGCCGGTCGGGACGCGATGCAGCACTACGTCGATGCGAACCCACGGGGTGCCAGGCCGGTGCATAAGCTGAATCTTGGTACCGAAGAGATGAATTCACGCGATCGGATCGCCTTCGCGCGGTATCAGGAATACTTCTCAATTCCCTTCGAGTAG
- a CDS encoding AraC family transcriptional regulator yields the protein MPPHAIGPVRPRGYDGVEAPFNARRSLTIEIFGHDCDHRRYAANVNNRLLPRSARSARLLLRVGRDHGLTPLECLSGTDLILDQLDGPFAEVSVAQELTIAANLVRHLEPGIGLTAGAQYSIEMFGMFGFACMSAPTLRETIAIALRYQDLAFILAEAEFVAGPDYGSIVVSTSHLPPEVRRFAADHCIATVWSTLRDISDDITVGVIDLAFAAGCDADRYRSHFGVTPRFSQPTNSIGFGNAVLDRPREVDIDAMRECERQCNDLLARRESLVGTAGRVRERLARAADTVPAMRDVASDLFLSTRTLRRRLELEGTSFRELVDEVRQSRAEALIADGIAVSQIAHRLGYGSSSAFVHAYKRWRGITPGSETLLHR from the coding sequence GTGCCGCCGCACGCGATTGGGCCTGTCAGACCTCGAGGCTATGACGGTGTCGAGGCCCCATTCAATGCTCGCCGCAGCCTTACGATTGAGATTTTCGGCCACGACTGCGATCACCGGCGTTACGCTGCCAATGTGAACAACCGTTTGCTTCCACGCAGCGCGCGCAGCGCTCGGCTGCTGCTCCGGGTTGGTAGAGACCACGGACTGACGCCGCTCGAGTGCCTCAGCGGAACCGATCTGATCCTCGACCAGCTCGACGGCCCGTTCGCGGAGGTCTCCGTAGCCCAAGAACTTACGATCGCGGCCAACCTGGTCCGGCACCTCGAGCCTGGCATCGGACTCACCGCGGGCGCACAGTACTCGATCGAGATGTTCGGCATGTTCGGCTTCGCCTGCATGAGCGCTCCGACGCTGCGAGAAACAATTGCGATCGCCCTGCGCTACCAGGATTTGGCGTTCATCCTCGCCGAGGCCGAATTTGTGGCTGGACCAGACTACGGCAGCATCGTCGTGAGCACGTCGCATCTGCCCCCGGAAGTCCGACGGTTCGCTGCCGACCACTGCATCGCTACAGTATGGTCAACGCTTCGCGACATCAGCGATGACATCACCGTCGGCGTGATCGACCTCGCGTTCGCCGCGGGTTGCGACGCGGACCGGTACCGGTCGCACTTCGGCGTCACCCCACGGTTCAGTCAGCCCACCAACAGCATCGGATTCGGCAACGCCGTTCTTGATCGTCCTCGCGAGGTCGATATCGACGCGATGCGTGAATGTGAGCGCCAGTGCAACGACCTGTTGGCACGGCGTGAATCCCTTGTCGGTACCGCCGGCAGGGTCCGGGAACGACTGGCACGCGCCGCCGACACCGTCCCCGCGATGCGCGATGTGGCTTCTGATCTTTTTTTGTCGACGCGCACCCTGCGCAGGCGCCTCGAATTGGAGGGCACGTCCTTCCGTGAGCTCGTCGACGAAGTCCGCCAAAGTCGCGCCGAGGCGCTGATTGCCGACGGCATTGCAGTCAGTCAGATCGCACATCGGCTCGGTTATGGCAGCAGCTCGGCTTTCGTGCACGCCTATAAACGCTGGCGCGGCATCACCCCCGGCAGTGAGACGCTGCTGCACCGCTAG
- a CDS encoding nuclear transport factor 2 family protein, translating into MESNKDVVIRWLNAVAEGDGAALKALCTKDIVHEIMGTSVVSRQLSRDDLVALAGSLFQITKSGIQFTILNATAEHDRVSAQFTGTSELVTGVPYNNVYHLLFRLRDGRICEGWEYCDTKLVDEVLGPLLAREPQ; encoded by the coding sequence GTGGAGTCCAACAAAGACGTCGTGATTCGCTGGCTGAACGCTGTCGCGGAGGGCGACGGCGCGGCGCTGAAAGCGTTATGCACCAAGGACATCGTGCACGAGATCATGGGGACCAGCGTGGTCTCCCGGCAACTAAGCCGGGATGACCTTGTCGCACTGGCGGGAAGCTTGTTCCAGATCACCAAGAGCGGCATCCAGTTCACCATCCTGAATGCGACCGCTGAACACGATCGAGTATCCGCTCAGTTCACCGGGACCAGCGAGCTGGTGACCGGAGTTCCCTACAACAACGTCTACCACCTGCTGTTTCGCCTCCGCGACGGCAGGATCTGCGAGGGCTGGGAGTATTGCGACACCAAACTCGTTGATGAGGTGCTCGGCCCGTTGCTCGCGCGGGAGCCTCAGTGA
- a CDS encoding nuclear transport factor 2 family protein codes for MPLQQLTPERADTVSSDSNLALVTSMYEAVKHGDLDTFVAALSPDIVVIEPAFLPYGGTYRGVDKFLSLFGDLAATFDVAGLSVDRVIADGETVLGFLRMPLADQKSVLDVIEQSTIRDGRVTEMRIFVHDLGALSPRC; via the coding sequence ATGCCACTGCAGCAGCTGACGCCGGAGAGAGCTGACACCGTGTCTTCCGACAGCAACCTTGCACTGGTCACCTCTATGTACGAGGCGGTCAAGCACGGCGACCTCGACACCTTTGTCGCCGCATTGTCTCCCGACATCGTCGTGATCGAGCCTGCCTTTCTACCCTACGGGGGCACCTACCGGGGAGTTGACAAGTTTTTGTCACTGTTCGGCGACCTCGCCGCGACGTTTGACGTCGCCGGCCTGAGCGTGGACCGGGTCATCGCCGACGGCGAGACGGTGCTGGGTTTTCTCCGAATGCCATTGGCCGACCAGAAGAGCGTCCTTGATGTCATCGAGCAGTCGACCATCCGGGACGGCAGGGTGACCGAGATGCGGATCTTCGTCCATGACCTCGGAGCACTGTCCCCTCGCTGTTGA
- a CDS encoding alcohol dehydrogenase catalytic domain-containing protein, producing MVGFGEPLQCVELPDPTPGKGEVLIDIRAAGLCHSDVAMAAGILKPFPHKLPIVLGHEIAGVIAAVGDGATEYAVGDRVGVYQLVDGHGDTRDGGFAQRTVASVEALVAIPDGTSYVQAAVGTDAGMTSYHAVISAGGVRAGTKLGIIGLGGLGTIGARVGTITGATVYGADPQPVARQRGYDAGIVEAFDDVSEFNGLNLDVVIDFAGFGTTTAVAIEVIKPGGRIVQVGLGVAEATINTLALVSKQVELIGSLGGDAHDIAAVYDLFASGQLVTPLVEITFDDLPRALRQLDDGTAPGRFVICH from the coding sequence ATGGTGGGATTCGGCGAGCCGTTGCAATGTGTTGAGTTGCCGGATCCCACGCCCGGTAAGGGCGAAGTGCTAATCGATATCCGGGCGGCGGGTCTGTGCCACAGCGACGTCGCGATGGCCGCCGGAATCCTAAAACCCTTCCCCCACAAGCTACCGATCGTGTTGGGTCACGAAATCGCGGGCGTCATCGCAGCGGTCGGTGACGGTGCGACCGAGTACGCGGTGGGTGATCGCGTAGGTGTGTACCAGCTGGTCGACGGTCATGGCGACACCCGTGACGGAGGATTTGCCCAACGAACGGTTGCTTCGGTCGAGGCGCTTGTCGCGATCCCGGACGGCACCTCCTACGTTCAGGCGGCCGTGGGCACGGATGCGGGTATGACCTCTTATCACGCGGTGATCTCGGCGGGGGGAGTGCGTGCGGGAACCAAACTGGGGATCATCGGCCTGGGCGGTCTGGGCACGATCGGTGCCCGGGTCGGGACCATCACAGGGGCAACGGTTTACGGTGCCGATCCGCAGCCCGTCGCTCGGCAGCGCGGCTATGATGCGGGGATTGTCGAGGCCTTTGACGACGTATCCGAATTCAACGGTCTCAACCTCGATGTCGTCATAGATTTCGCTGGTTTCGGGACGACGACTGCCGTCGCGATCGAAGTGATCAAGCCGGGCGGACGCATTGTCCAGGTCGGACTGGGTGTCGCCGAGGCAACGATTAATACGCTGGCTTTAGTGTCCAAGCAGGTCGAACTGATCGGCAGTCTCGGTGGTGACGCCCACGACATCGCCGCTGTCTATGATCTTTTCGCTTCGGGGCAGTTGGTGACGCCTCTCGTCGAGATCACCTTCGACGATTTGCCTCGTGCACTCCGACAGCTCGACGACGGAACTGCCCCGGGACGTTTCGTTATCTGTCACTGA
- a CDS encoding protoporphyrinogen/coproporphyrinogen oxidase, whose amino-acid sequence MNLDNRPRAIVVGAGVAGLAAAHRLQQDGASVTVLEAADQVGGTTASIHRDGYIVNVGATVLAGSYQAMLDIAQEVGVGDAVITPPAVIGVYRDGVVHEIRGGGPGGIVDFVRTPLLSVRSKLALAKAVPDLLRARAKVGYTDAAARAELDTETVAQYCDRLLNPEIRDHLLDPVLGGIFVVEGRELSIADLWFTIWKVLLGGLLGYRGGMEFFAKAVAARLDVRTGATVTNIVRTERGAQVQWEDVAGRHDDEVDGVVVTPSAPQAAEIFPEIESAVQSTMLDRIEQANLLSIRLGLSRRPARKALLVVAGTGQLGGLATISYEHSLSPGAAPEGKGLIGLLPYHEWVTPRLGLSDDQLLAEILPDLERVEPGISGHIEFAEITRWTPGAIKLTHGTQRAIADINRWIDPRDRVQLAGDYVGMPSVNGSVVSGENAARRLAATLALRPALTGR is encoded by the coding sequence ATGAACCTGGACAACAGGCCTAGGGCGATCGTCGTGGGCGCCGGGGTCGCCGGGCTGGCCGCCGCCCATCGGTTGCAGCAAGACGGCGCCTCGGTGACGGTACTGGAAGCGGCGGATCAGGTGGGCGGCACGACTGCGTCAATCCACCGCGACGGGTACATCGTCAACGTTGGAGCCACCGTGCTGGCCGGTTCCTATCAGGCGATGCTCGACATCGCGCAGGAGGTAGGAGTCGGCGACGCGGTGATCACTCCGCCCGCGGTCATCGGCGTGTACCGCGACGGTGTGGTCCACGAGATCAGGGGCGGCGGCCCCGGTGGCATCGTGGACTTTGTCCGCACACCGCTGCTCTCGGTGAGAAGCAAGCTCGCGCTGGCCAAGGCTGTCCCAGATCTGCTCCGGGCCCGCGCCAAGGTGGGTTACACCGACGCCGCCGCGCGCGCCGAACTCGACACGGAAACCGTTGCCCAGTACTGCGATCGGCTGCTCAACCCCGAGATCCGTGATCACCTCCTCGATCCGGTGCTCGGCGGCATCTTCGTGGTCGAAGGCCGAGAGTTGTCCATTGCCGATCTCTGGTTCACGATCTGGAAAGTTCTCTTGGGTGGGCTGCTCGGCTACCGCGGCGGGATGGAATTCTTCGCCAAGGCAGTCGCGGCGCGTCTGGACGTCAGGACGGGTGCCACGGTCACCAATATCGTTCGCACCGAACGAGGCGCGCAGGTCCAGTGGGAAGACGTCGCGGGCCGCCACGACGACGAGGTCGACGGCGTCGTGGTGACCCCATCCGCGCCGCAAGCGGCTGAGATTTTCCCCGAAATAGAGTCGGCAGTGCAAAGTACGATGCTCGACCGCATCGAGCAGGCCAATCTCCTTTCGATCCGGCTCGGCCTGTCCCGGCGTCCGGCGCGAAAGGCGCTGCTGGTTGTTGCGGGGACGGGCCAGCTCGGAGGACTGGCCACCATCAGCTACGAGCACAGCCTGTCGCCGGGCGCCGCACCGGAAGGCAAGGGGCTCATCGGTTTACTGCCCTACCACGAATGGGTCACACCGCGGCTCGGACTCTCCGACGACCAGCTGCTGGCCGAAATACTGCCCGACTTGGAACGCGTCGAGCCGGGTATCAGCGGGCATATCGAATTCGCCGAGATCACACGATGGACGCCGGGGGCCATCAAGCTGACCCACGGTACCCAGCGTGCGATCGCCGACATCAACCGCTGGATCGATCCGCGGGACCGAGTCCAGCTTGCGGGCGACTATGTCGGTATGCCGTCGGTCAACGGTAGCGTCGTCTCCGGAGAGAATGCGGCGCGCCGCCTCGCCGCCACGCTGGCACTAAGGCCTGCGTTGACCGGTCGCTGA
- a CDS encoding nuclear transport factor 2 family protein encodes MSSTITELTERTREAAEAMYGSVTRGDLETFMSYVSPSVAIVEPDYLPYGGRYQGLDGLQRLFAEFAVRFNLSGLQIERIMVDGAHVCAICRVPTASGKSVVEFIEHAVFEDERAVELRIYMHHLGDLVESVA; translated from the coding sequence ATGAGCAGCACGATAACAGAATTGACTGAGCGGACGAGAGAAGCCGCTGAAGCCATGTACGGTTCGGTCACGCGCGGTGACCTCGAGACCTTTATGTCATACGTTTCACCGTCGGTAGCTATCGTGGAGCCGGATTACCTGCCATACGGCGGCCGCTATCAGGGACTTGATGGTCTGCAACGACTTTTCGCGGAGTTTGCCGTTCGGTTCAACCTTTCCGGCCTGCAGATCGAGCGCATCATGGTCGACGGCGCGCACGTCTGTGCGATCTGTCGGGTCCCGACCGCCAGCGGGAAGTCCGTCGTCGAATTCATCGAGCATGCCGTTTTCGAGGATGAACGGGCTGTCGAGTTGCGGATCTACATGCACCACCTAGGCGACCTGGTCGAGTCGGTGGCGTAG
- a CDS encoding nitroreductase family deazaflavin-dependent oxidoreductase yields MAHTADSSHITHIQQEPGRLLWAINRIPTWIFKLGMGRLLGSRFAMITHRGRKSGAHHTVIIETADGSIQQGRLVYIIAYGTRAQWYKNLKASPAVSIEIAGKTYHQPRYEFLDKAATERAIASYWARYPKLAGWMARNGVFFYPGPLGDHPYAPTSVAFYLD; encoded by the coding sequence ATGGCGCATACCGCCGATAGCTCCCACATAACCCACATCCAGCAGGAACCCGGTCGGTTGTTGTGGGCAATCAACCGAATACCGACGTGGATCTTCAAATTGGGGATGGGCCGGCTCTTAGGAAGCCGATTCGCGATGATCACCCACCGGGGTCGCAAGTCCGGTGCTCACCACACCGTGATCATTGAAACCGCCGACGGTAGCATCCAACAGGGTCGGCTGGTCTACATCATCGCCTACGGCACCCGCGCCCAGTGGTATAAGAATCTCAAGGCTTCGCCGGCGGTCAGCATCGAAATCGCCGGAAAGACATACCATCAGCCGCGCTACGAATTCCTCGACAAGGCCGCGACCGAACGCGCCATCGCAAGCTACTGGGCCAGATATCCAAAGCTCGCGGGATGGATGGCTCGCAACGGCGTGTTCTTCTACCCGGGCCCACTGGGCGACCATCCTTATGCCCCCACATCCGTCGCCTTCTACCTCGATTGA
- a CDS encoding LLM class flavin-dependent oxidoreductase gives MKRQLKVGLCGRMFPPAREALAAAERAEALGWDFINYPDQLSGAHPTGLLQVPVADTDPTAPTGMYSDVWYGSFEMCAATAALTREIDIMLAVVDPLRRSPALMAQEMATLQHLSGGRMTFALESGEAKQFEPYGETRTKPIGKLEESIRVFKALWESGGKPISRPSEFWPLTNAVFPIPQFNGRNPELLIVGGAKRLLELAGAQCDGWLTFLPGGVMDDVGLLADTISVVKAAAAMAGRDPDDLRFVAQVFASIGETDDQAWEMARRPPVGWLGVIGASIAGSDAWKKWGYDHPFGDFNWAKDMDINKVTAMQASQLVERVPDEILDHACVWGSPARVAARLQSFVEAGITEISLFNFAASADPQHALKWHGLASEIRTRLGVTPLALDEHAAVSSATT, from the coding sequence ACTATCCCGACCAGCTCAGCGGCGCCCATCCCACCGGTCTGCTGCAGGTGCCGGTCGCCGACACAGACCCGACCGCACCCACCGGAATGTACTCCGACGTGTGGTATGGCTCGTTCGAAATGTGTGCGGCGACAGCAGCTCTCACGCGCGAGATCGACATCATGCTGGCAGTTGTTGACCCACTGCGCCGCAGCCCCGCGCTCATGGCGCAGGAGATGGCGACGCTGCAGCACCTATCCGGCGGCCGTATGACATTCGCTCTTGAATCCGGCGAAGCCAAGCAGTTCGAGCCCTACGGCGAAACCCGCACCAAACCGATTGGCAAACTGGAAGAGTCGATTCGGGTGTTCAAAGCGCTCTGGGAATCAGGCGGTAAACCGATCTCCCGTCCGTCCGAGTTCTGGCCGCTGACCAACGCCGTCTTTCCGATCCCACAGTTCAACGGCCGAAATCCCGAACTGTTGATTGTTGGCGGCGCAAAGAGGCTGCTGGAACTTGCGGGTGCGCAATGCGACGGCTGGCTGACCTTTTTACCCGGCGGGGTAATGGACGACGTCGGTTTACTCGCGGATACGATAAGCGTCGTCAAGGCCGCCGCCGCGATGGCGGGACGAGATCCAGATGACTTGCGTTTCGTCGCACAGGTTTTCGCGTCGATCGGCGAGACAGATGACCAAGCGTGGGAAATGGCACGCAGGCCTCCCGTGGGCTGGCTGGGTGTGATCGGTGCATCCATCGCAGGCAGTGACGCATGGAAGAAGTGGGGCTACGATCACCCGTTCGGTGACTTCAACTGGGCCAAAGACATGGATATCAACAAGGTCACCGCGATGCAGGCCAGCCAACTCGTCGAACGCGTGCCCGACGAGATCCTGGACCACGCCTGTGTCTGGGGATCGCCGGCGCGAGTCGCGGCTCGGCTGCAGAGCTTTGTCGAAGCCGGCATCACCGAGATCTCGCTCTTCAATTTTGCTGCAAGCGCCGACCCACAGCACGCGCTGAAATGGCACGGATTGGCATCCGAGATTCGGACGAGGCTCGGTGTGACCCCCTTGGCCCTGGATGAACATGCAGCCGTAAGTTCCGCCACCACCTGA